The following are encoded together in the Mammaliicoccus vitulinus genome:
- the agrC gene encoding quorum-sensing sensor histidine kinase AgrC, with protein MDSLSNLESLPFGLLQVLLFTILLAITQNYRYNKRDYGALIIGFIIPSLTFYYIFGVGSILYVCLFYFVFFYRKFKLLGVINTLIVIIISVVSDYSSILITNFILNGKDNYIPFFISYSIMHILISITLAVLIRLLMNRLKLSYLYNNRIYLLLLAAFLAVSFMVFYVYMPKSYNTEKEFEFQTLFYVIYVSVAAIFIILISITVIREMALQRTKKEINQYYKYTLQIERINNEMRKFRHDYVNILATLSEYIREDDMNGLRTYFDQNIAHLHDDMKLNAIKINGLQNLHVREIKGLLTTKIIQSQEQNINISIEVTEQIDHINMNIVELSRCIGIIMDNAIEASEFVDNPTIQIAFIKNDESVLLVFMNKCSKDTPKVHKLFENHYSTKGRKRGIGLTTLKEITEKTDHVFLDTFINDQYFIQKLEILNDRTNDRTEEVIR; from the coding sequence ATGGACTCGCTTTCTAATTTAGAATCTTTACCTTTTGGATTATTACAAGTATTATTATTTACTATATTACTAGCTATAACACAAAATTATCGATACAACAAAAGGGATTATGGTGCCTTAATTATAGGCTTCATAATCCCTTCACTTACTTTTTATTATATATTTGGTGTTGGATCCATTCTATATGTTTGTCTTTTTTATTTTGTGTTCTTTTATAGAAAATTTAAACTACTCGGTGTAATTAATACTTTAATAGTTATTATTATTTCAGTCGTATCTGATTACTCATCTATATTAATAACGAATTTTATCTTAAATGGTAAAGATAATTACATACCATTTTTTATAAGTTATAGTATTATGCATATATTAATATCTATAACTTTAGCTGTTTTGATAAGACTATTGATGAATAGACTTAAACTCAGTTATTTATATAATAACCGTATTTATTTACTTTTATTAGCTGCATTTTTAGCAGTTTCATTTATGGTCTTTTATGTTTACATGCCTAAATCATATAATACTGAAAAAGAGTTTGAATTTCAGACATTATTTTATGTGATTTATGTTAGTGTCGCTGCTATTTTTATCATTTTAATTTCCATTACGGTTATTCGTGAAATGGCATTGCAACGCACTAAAAAGGAAATTAATCAATATTATAAATACACTTTGCAGATTGAAAGAATCAACAATGAAATGCGTAAGTTTCGTCATGATTATGTAAATATTTTAGCGACTTTATCTGAGTATATAAGAGAAGATGACATGAATGGACTAAGAACATATTTTGATCAAAATATCGCCCACCTACATGATGATATGAAATTAAACGCGATTAAAATTAATGGTCTTCAAAATTTACATGTGAGAGAAATTAAAGGTTTATTAACTACGAAAATTATTCAATCTCAAGAACAGAATATCAATATTAGTATTGAGGTTACTGAACAGATTGATCATATAAATATGAACATTGTTGAACTGAGTCGTTGTATTGGAATTATTATGGATAATGCGATTGAAGCTTCTGAGTTTGTAGACAACCCTACAATTCAAATTGCTTTTATTAAAAATGATGAGTCAGTACTACTTGTGTTCATGAATAAATGTTCTAAAGATACTCCAAAAGTACATAAGTTATTTGAAAACCATTATTCTACTAAAGGTCGTAAACGTGGTATTGGTTTAACGACATTGAAAGAAATCACTGAGAAAACTGATCATGTTTTCTTAGACACATTTATTAATGATCAATACTTTATTCAAAAGCTTGAAATTTTAAATGATCGCACTAATGATCGTACTGAGGAAGTGATTCGATGA
- a CDS encoding bile acid:sodium symporter family protein: protein MSNIKKFSQFINKTFVLWMLVAAILGFSFPNIIAQVAPYIPYLLGIVMFGMGMTISTNDFKEVFKSPKSVLIGVILQYTIMPITAYLIAKGFNLSPDIALGVILVGCCPGGTASNVISYLAKANTALSVSITTVSTLLAPIVTPSLIYLFAREWLQVSFASMFISVVQVVLIPIILGFIVQRFFKPVAEKSVDILPIISVVSISLILSSVVAGNKVQIIETGLIMFGVVLLHNISGLTIGYLLAKIFKLNRPDKRAISIEVGMQNSGLAVSLATAHFNPLSAVPGAIFSFIHLLTGPTIAIIWSNQTKRTKRKHHYSTATDQV from the coding sequence ATGAGTAATATAAAGAAATTCAGTCAATTCATTAATAAAACATTTGTCCTTTGGATGCTAGTAGCAGCCATATTAGGATTTAGCTTTCCAAATATCATTGCTCAAGTAGCACCTTATATTCCTTATTTATTAGGAATTGTAATGTTTGGTATGGGCATGACCATTTCTACAAATGATTTTAAAGAAGTATTTAAATCACCTAAAAGTGTTTTGATTGGTGTGATACTGCAATATACGATTATGCCTATAACGGCATATTTAATAGCAAAAGGATTTAATTTAAGCCCGGATATCGCATTAGGCGTAATTTTAGTTGGTTGTTGCCCTGGTGGTACTGCTTCTAACGTTATCAGTTACCTAGCTAAAGCCAATACGGCATTGTCAGTCTCTATTACAACCGTATCTACATTATTAGCACCAATTGTGACACCTAGCTTAATATATTTATTTGCTAGAGAGTGGTTACAAGTATCATTTGCTTCAATGTTTATATCAGTCGTACAAGTCGTACTGATCCCTATTATTTTAGGTTTTATCGTTCAAAGATTTTTCAAACCTGTTGCTGAAAAATCGGTAGACATACTACCTATTATTTCAGTAGTTTCAATTTCATTAATACTTTCTAGTGTAGTAGCTGGAAACAAAGTCCAAATTATTGAAACAGGATTGATTATGTTTGGTGTCGTCTTACTGCATAATATAAGTGGTTTAACAATCGGATATTTATTAGCCAAAATATTTAAATTAAATAGACCTGATAAACGCGCAATTTCAATAGAAGTCGGAATGCAGAACTCTGGACTTGCAGTTTCTCTTGCTACTGCCCACTTTAATCCATTGTCAGCCGTTCCAGGTGCTATATTTAGCTTTATCCATTTACTAACTGGACCTACTATCGCAATTATATGGTCAAACCAAACAAAGCGAACGAAACGTAAACATCATTATTCAACTGCAACAGATCAAGTATAA
- a CDS encoding lactonase family protein, whose product MKTKGYIGTYTKKDGKGIYRFDVDENDQTIEKVEVGYEVEASTYVTNHNQFLYAIKKDGDDCGVASFLINEDGSLTFINDCLASQEGTGCHISVSKDGQFLFEAVYGAGLVRLYKLDHENGGISGLIDVYRAEGHGPNEARQESSHVHFVQQTPDLDFLATVDLGADAVRTFKFSDEGLELVETLETQAGSGPRHLAFHPNGDYAYLVNELSNTIQVLSYKNGKFAEISPTLMTIHEDFDLNSQVGAVRLSHDGQFIYVSNRGHNSIAVYKILGDGALIETVEIITSGGTWPRDFNITPSDSFLVVAHEHSYNLVLFSRNKETGKLTEIENEQKAAEGVCVQFI is encoded by the coding sequence ATGAAAACTAAAGGTTATATTGGAACTTATACTAAAAAGGATGGTAAAGGCATATATCGATTTGATGTTGATGAAAACGATCAAACAATCGAAAAGGTTGAAGTTGGTTACGAAGTTGAGGCATCTACATATGTTACGAATCATAATCAATTTTTATATGCTATTAAAAAAGATGGCGATGATTGTGGTGTCGCAAGTTTCTTAATTAATGAAGATGGTAGCTTAACGTTTATCAATGATTGTTTAGCTTCCCAAGAAGGTACGGGATGTCATATTTCAGTTTCTAAAGATGGTCAATTCTTATTTGAAGCTGTATATGGTGCAGGTCTTGTTAGGCTATATAAACTTGATCATGAAAATGGTGGAATAAGCGGGTTAATAGATGTTTATCGTGCTGAGGGTCACGGACCAAATGAAGCAAGACAAGAAAGTAGTCATGTTCATTTTGTACAACAGACACCAGACTTGGATTTTCTTGCAACAGTTGATTTAGGGGCAGATGCTGTAAGAACATTTAAATTTTCTGATGAAGGGTTAGAATTAGTTGAAACATTAGAAACTCAAGCAGGTAGTGGTCCGAGACATTTAGCATTTCATCCAAATGGTGATTATGCATATTTAGTAAATGAATTAAGTAATACAATCCAAGTGTTGTCTTATAAAAACGGCAAATTTGCAGAGATTAGTCCTACATTAATGACGATACATGAGGATTTTGACTTAAATTCACAAGTTGGTGCTGTCAGATTAAGTCATGACGGTCAATTTATTTATGTTTCAAATAGAGGTCATAATAGTATTGCGGTATATAAAATTTTAGGTGACGGTGCTCTTATTGAAACGGTCGAAATTATTACAAGCGGTGGAACTTGGCCGAGAGACTTTAATATCACACCAAGTGATTCATTCTTAGTTGTAGCACATGAACATTCATATAATTTAGTTTTATTTAGTAGAAACAAAGAAACAGGTAAATTAACAGAGATAGAAAATGAACAAAAAGCTGCAGAAGGCGTTTGTGTTCAATTTATTTAA
- a CDS encoding accessory gene regulator AgrB: MYQPVQTQIDKIALSLQNTNNLDHVSYLKVKYGLEVIVGNIMKTVVIYGAALLSHIFLYTLIVHLSYFAIRYFAFGAHAKSTFLCTIQSLIMFVVAPLIIVNTNISYWPFLAIAILGYLIIIKYAPMQTKKHPILGKWRKGLKLRSIIAATILIIISLFIKEPYQQLVCLGLVFEAVSLLPIFYKEEETIS, translated from the coding sequence ATGTATCAACCTGTTCAAACACAAATCGATAAGATTGCATTAAGTCTTCAAAATACAAATAACCTAGATCATGTTAGTTATTTAAAGGTAAAGTATGGACTAGAAGTAATTGTAGGAAATATTATGAAGACTGTAGTCATTTATGGCGCTGCCCTTCTATCCCATATATTTTTATACACACTTATTGTACATCTTAGTTATTTTGCCATTAGATATTTTGCGTTTGGTGCGCATGCAAAGTCCACATTTTTATGCACCATACAAAGCCTAATAATGTTTGTGGTCGCACCACTTATTATCGTTAATACCAACATATCGTATTGGCCATTTCTAGCGATTGCGATACTCGGTTATCTCATAATAATAAAGTACGCACCAATGCAAACAAAGAAACACCCAATATTAGGCAAGTGGCGAAAAGGTCTTAAACTTAGATCAATCATAGCCGCTACAATATTGATAATCATTTCTTTATTCATTAAAGAACCTTATCAACAATTAGTATGCTTAGGATTGGTCTTCGAAGCAGTATCACTATTACCTATATTTTACAAAGAGGAGGAAACAATATCATGA
- a CDS encoding HAAS signaling domain-containing protein has protein sequence MDKITFLNYLEDELSRLPKVERDKIMYEYETKFFEAHNEKELIHELGEPKVIAKKVYATSAIQDAELSPNFKNVFQAIMATLGLSFFNIFFIIIPFLIIAFILLIVVVVGALMMLGPIVSIINIFVHGFYWIDITNIIFSISFLGLGLMLLITGLKLIELCYKGILKYLKWCVKVIRRRAE, from the coding sequence ATGGATAAAATAACCTTCCTTAATTACCTTGAGGATGAATTATCTCGTTTGCCTAAAGTTGAACGAGATAAAATAATGTATGAATATGAAACGAAATTTTTTGAAGCTCACAATGAAAAAGAATTAATTCATGAATTAGGTGAACCTAAAGTTATTGCTAAAAAAGTTTATGCAACAAGTGCCATTCAAGATGCAGAATTATCGCCTAATTTTAAAAATGTTTTTCAAGCGATTATGGCCACTTTAGGTTTAAGCTTTTTTAATATATTCTTTATTATCATACCGTTTTTAATCATTGCTTTTATACTGTTAATTGTTGTCGTTGTAGGTGCTTTAATGATGTTAGGACCTATAGTCAGTATTATAAATATCTTTGTGCACGGGTTCTATTGGATTGATATAACGAATATTATATTTTCAATATCATTTTTAGGTTTAGGATTAATGTTGCTTATAACCGGATTGAAATTAATAGAACTATGCTATAAAGGAATTTTGAAATATTTAAAATGGTGTGTAAAAGTCATTAGGAGGCGTGCTGAATAA
- a CDS encoding AgrD family cyclic lactone autoinducer peptide, whose translation MNLLATLFSKSASNFLSSFGEKAVIRGCTAFLDETEVPAELLKEKQ comes from the coding sequence ATGAATTTATTAGCTACTTTATTCTCAAAATCAGCATCAAATTTTCTTTCATCATTCGGTGAAAAAGCGGTAATTAGAGGTTGTACAGCATTTTTAGATGAAACAGAAGTACCAGCAGAACTATTAAAAGAAAAACAATAA
- a CDS encoding S66 family peptidase produces MERLIKPSKLSKGDTVAIVSPSSGYAGEEEVLWRTEVGIQRLKEVFGLKVKVMPHALKGSDFTYNHPEKRVDDLHQALEDPEVKAIICTLGGDDSVRLWPYIDLNIIRNNPKIFSGYSDTTALHFMFYQAGISSFYGPLLLTDFAENVSMDDYTVQSINQTWFQNGPVGNVPASPQIRKYGLKWDEKNKHINRESFDSNGYEILNGKGKATGHLIGGCMELFHSLKATDVFPDKDVFEGAILFIETAEVHASPWLMEDYVRAFGSMGIFDKINGVIIGRPQDDVYYEEYKEVWVKMLKEWNQEDMPVFYNASFGHNEPKCIIPYGAQAELDVDHKTFKIIDNAVN; encoded by the coding sequence ATGGAAAGATTAATCAAACCAAGCAAACTTTCTAAAGGTGACACTGTAGCAATTGTTTCGCCTTCATCAGGTTATGCAGGTGAAGAAGAAGTGCTTTGGAGAACAGAAGTTGGTATTCAGCGATTAAAGGAAGTATTCGGCTTAAAGGTAAAAGTTATGCCTCATGCACTTAAAGGATCAGACTTCACATATAATCATCCAGAAAAACGTGTAGATGATTTACATCAAGCACTTGAAGATCCAGAAGTAAAAGCCATTATTTGTACTTTAGGCGGTGATGATTCTGTAAGGTTATGGCCATACATAGACTTAAATATTATAAGAAATAATCCTAAAATATTTAGTGGTTATTCTGATACTACTGCCCTTCACTTTATGTTTTATCAAGCTGGTATCTCAAGTTTCTATGGCCCGCTACTTTTAACTGATTTTGCTGAAAATGTTTCTATGGATGATTACACGGTTCAATCTATTAATCAAACTTGGTTCCAAAATGGGCCTGTTGGTAATGTGCCTGCTTCACCACAAATCCGAAAATACGGTTTAAAGTGGGACGAGAAAAATAAGCATATTAATCGAGAATCATTTGATAGCAACGGATATGAAATTTTAAATGGTAAAGGTAAAGCAACAGGACATTTAATTGGTGGCTGCATGGAGCTGTTTCATTCATTAAAAGCTACGGATGTATTCCCTGATAAAGATGTCTTCGAAGGTGCAATATTGTTCATCGAAACTGCTGAAGTACATGCATCACCATGGTTAATGGAAGACTATGTCCGAGCATTCGGTTCAATGGGTATCTTTGACAAAATAAATGGCGTAATTATCGGTCGTCCACAAGATGATGTTTATTATGAAGAATACAAAGAAGTTTGGGTTAAAATGTTAAAAGAATGGAACCAAGAAGATATGCCGGTCTTTTATAACGCAAGTTTCGGTCATAACGAACCAAAATGCATTATACCTTATGGCGCACAAGCAGAATTAGATGTTGATCATAAAACATTTAAAATAATTGATAACGCTGTTAATTAA
- a CDS encoding LPXTG cell wall anchor domain-containing protein, producing the protein MKIFSFFFYSIVCLVATTLNAPNNIYASNNTIPIGFQFFTASNIPIPNETFQLQLDNEVKYLTTRSDGLAFIEIPSKNIKTQYTLTTSNQQTFTVEPNKLYQLTSSDNQLRNTPTINNQSITIDVLSKTYQPLSNIEVKLLAQNQEFIGKTNNDGTTTINIPSNIPKDTKFNVTINGIDTHSTISIGEDKYYTFNSDNKSVSPFIQDSMQHTQLDNNQQNQQTQANTLNNSNNINSNQNNSQTYQISVVKDFLVPDSNHSIQNNNKEKKPSSETKSLPETGQTSSHYFTYIMSALLICITSLIFFIIRKKKSQNHN; encoded by the coding sequence ATGAAGATTTTTTCATTCTTCTTTTATAGTATTGTTTGTCTTGTAGCTACGACACTCAATGCGCCTAACAATATATACGCAAGTAATAATACAATACCCATTGGTTTTCAATTTTTTACTGCAAGCAACATACCTATACCTAACGAAACGTTTCAACTTCAGTTAGATAATGAAGTTAAATATTTAACAACTAGGTCAGATGGGTTAGCTTTTATTGAAATACCAAGCAAGAATATTAAAACGCAATACACTTTAACTACTTCAAATCAACAGACTTTTACTGTTGAGCCTAATAAGTTATATCAATTAACTTCTTCTGATAACCAACTTCGTAATACACCTACTATAAATAATCAGAGTATCACGATCGATGTACTTTCCAAAACTTATCAACCTTTAAGTAACATAGAAGTTAAACTGTTAGCACAGAACCAAGAATTTATTGGTAAAACTAACAATGATGGTACAACTACAATCAACATTCCTTCAAATATTCCTAAAGATACTAAATTCAATGTAACTATTAATGGAATAGACACTCATTCAACTATTTCAATAGGAGAGGATAAATATTACACATTTAATTCCGACAACAAATCAGTCTCACCTTTTATACAAGATTCTATGCAACACACACAATTAGACAATAACCAACAGAATCAACAAACCCAAGCTAATACTCTAAATAATTCTAATAACATAAATAGTAATCAAAATAATTCACAGACTTATCAAATATCAGTAGTTAAAGATTTCTTAGTTCCTGATTCCAACCATTCTATTCAAAATAATAATAAAGAAAAAAAGCCCAGCTCAGAAACAAAATCTCTTCCTGAAACTGGACAAACATCCTCACATTACTTCACATATATTATGAGTGCATTACTCATATGTATCACTTCATTGATATTTTTTATAATTAGGAAAAAGAAGTCTCAGAATCATAATTAA
- the agrA gene encoding quorum-sensing response regulator AgrA, whose translation MKIIICEDDPKQLERMQKIINNYIMIEEKEMSIELATNDPYELLDHVKTANDIGCYFLDIQLDADINGITLASEIRKYDPIGNIIFVTSHSELTYLTFVYKVAAMDFIFKDDPDQLKMRVLDCLDTAYIRLGMLSKNTNVEKIELTRGSNSVYVQYDDVMFFESSSKSHRLIAHLDNRQIEFYGSLKNLSNLDDRFFRCHNSYVINRNNVNNIDTKDRTVHFNNGEHCYASVRNIKKI comes from the coding sequence ATGAAAATCATCATTTGTGAAGATGACCCTAAACAACTAGAGCGGATGCAAAAGATTATAAATAATTATATTATGATCGAAGAAAAAGAAATGTCGATTGAACTTGCTACGAATGATCCATATGAATTATTAGATCATGTCAAAACAGCAAACGATATAGGATGTTACTTTTTAGACATTCAATTAGATGCAGATATAAATGGTATTACGTTAGCAAGTGAAATACGTAAATATGACCCTATTGGTAATATCATTTTTGTTACAAGTCATAGTGAACTAACATATTTAACTTTCGTTTATAAAGTTGCAGCAATGGATTTTATTTTTAAAGATGATCCAGATCAATTAAAGATGCGAGTATTAGATTGTTTAGACACTGCTTATATTCGACTTGGTATGTTATCTAAAAATACTAACGTCGAGAAGATAGAATTAACAAGAGGCAGTAATTCAGTATATGTGCAATACGACGATGTGATGTTTTTTGAATCATCTTCAAAATCACATAGACTAATCGCCCATCTTGACAATAGGCAAATTGAATTTTATGGTAGTTTGAAAAATTTATCTAATTTGGATGATAGATTTTTCAGATGTCATAATAGTTATGTTATTAATCGTAATAATGTGAATAACATTGATACGAAAGATCGAACAGTTCATTTTAATAACGGTGAACACTGTTATGCGTCAGTTAGAAATATTAAAAAGATTTAA
- a CDS encoding C45 family autoproteolytic acyltransferase/hydolase, with product MQQVDMQTFEFRGNHYDYGVAQAKWLQSTKMLENRENEWKIRRPRFDIDIEETKKIYQKFAPQIWDELMGIQDTLKFPLERILLNYGHYRVYAKDSGCSIFLGNDYMVRNYDYNPATYDGRFSLFQPNDGGYAQIGPTSRVTGRMDGMNEHGLAMGYNFMHRKKPGDGFVCYMIGRLILETCKDIEEAVALLKEIPHRSSFSYILMDKHNRRITVEATPRDVVTKNNNLCTNHFEVLTHENRNYIKESIERYSRIDHITHENMSLEHAFRYFNDPQYEIYSKLFKSWSGTIHTSAYIPEQLQMKIALGENGTIHTFNFKDWLDGKSLHLSTISGQIDTDIEFASE from the coding sequence TTGCAACAAGTTGATATGCAGACATTTGAATTTAGAGGAAATCATTATGACTATGGCGTTGCCCAAGCTAAATGGTTACAATCTACTAAAATGTTAGAGAATAGAGAAAACGAATGGAAAATTAGAAGACCTCGTTTTGATATAGATATAGAAGAAACGAAGAAGATTTATCAAAAATTCGCACCTCAAATTTGGGACGAACTTATGGGGATACAAGATACATTAAAGTTTCCGCTCGAAAGAATCTTATTAAATTACGGTCATTACAGAGTGTATGCTAAAGATAGTGGTTGTTCTATATTTTTAGGAAATGATTACATGGTTAGAAATTATGATTATAATCCTGCCACTTATGACGGTCGATTTAGTTTGTTTCAACCAAATGATGGAGGTTATGCACAAATTGGACCGACATCTAGAGTTACAGGAAGAATGGATGGCATGAATGAACATGGTTTAGCCATGGGTTACAATTTTATGCATAGAAAAAAACCTGGAGACGGCTTTGTATGTTATATGATTGGAAGGCTTATATTAGAAACGTGTAAAGATATTGAAGAAGCAGTAGCTTTATTGAAAGAAATTCCTCACCGTAGTTCTTTCAGTTACATTTTAATGGATAAGCATAATAGAAGAATAACAGTAGAAGCTACTCCTAGAGATGTCGTCACAAAAAATAACAATTTGTGTACGAATCATTTTGAAGTGTTAACACATGAGAATAGAAACTACATTAAAGAATCGATAGAAAGATACTCTAGAATTGATCATATTACTCATGAGAATATGTCATTAGAACATGCTTTTCGTTATTTTAATGATCCTCAATATGAAATTTATAGTAAACTTTTTAAAAGTTGGTCAGGTACGATTCATACATCTGCTTATATACCTGAACAATTACAAATGAAAATTGCTCTAGGAGAAAATGGGACAATTCATACATTTAATTTCAAAGATTGGCTAGATGGTAAGTCATTACATTTAAGTACGATATCAGGACAAATAGATACAGATATAGAATTTGCCAGTGAATAA
- a CDS encoding thioredoxin family protein codes for MTKLVTYYEQAQPIKEYVNEMTTNKDQLLDIYQSFQLPKNDERLDKIKDKNYKVLVITEDWCGDAMMNIPVLLNIADYANIEVKVFHRDEDTNLIDQYLTNGTARSIPIFVFLNENHEQEHVWGPRAISVQKHVEILRKDLPSKDDSTYAEKEKEVHHQIHEAYQNNTQFWDDVYESIVSSIA; via the coding sequence ATGACTAAGTTAGTTACATATTATGAACAGGCGCAACCAATTAAAGAATACGTTAACGAAATGACAACAAATAAAGATCAATTATTAGATATATATCAATCTTTTCAATTACCTAAAAATGATGAACGTTTAGATAAAATTAAAGATAAAAATTACAAAGTACTTGTCATTACTGAAGATTGGTGCGGAGATGCAATGATGAATATACCAGTATTATTAAACATTGCTGACTATGCCAATATTGAAGTGAAAGTGTTTCACCGAGATGAAGATACAAACCTTATCGATCAGTACTTAACAAACGGTACAGCTCGATCAATACCTATTTTTGTTTTTTTAAATGAAAACCACGAACAAGAACACGTTTGGGGACCTAGAGCTATAAGTGTTCAAAAACATGTAGAAATATTACGTAAAGACTTACCTAGTAAAGATGATTCAACATACGCTGAAAAAGAAAAAGAAGTTCATCATCAAATACACGAAGCATACCAAAACAACACACAATTTTGGGACGATGTTTACGAATCAATCGTAAGTTCAATCGCATAA
- a CDS encoding DUF4097 family beta strand repeat-containing protein: protein MKKLFLTGLSVFLIFGLIGTILWFTVNNKFEKQETYEKVFKNNQVEQIIVNGQNTNVEVKKGKYLGIKYTGKQEVNASIENNLLHFTERDSKYQFNANFIPYRKTINHLVITLPEKNYQSFNISTNTGNISIKDVSSNNSNMITDTGNISYDNVNLKHAKAITSLGSVKVKNSKLTEFNGEIETGNIRINKSSLINSEMITSLGDINISQLKNECDIKSSTEDGNISISYEQPPKNTLLQLQAESGKTKIKNKAFNGEKVGNGKHVIESYTDNGDITIK from the coding sequence ATGAAAAAGTTATTTTTAACAGGTTTAAGCGTCTTCTTAATATTTGGCTTAATTGGGACAATACTTTGGTTCACAGTTAATAATAAATTCGAGAAGCAAGAAACGTATGAGAAAGTTTTTAAAAATAATCAAGTAGAGCAAATCATTGTCAACGGACAAAATACAAATGTTGAAGTGAAAAAGGGGAAATATTTAGGAATCAAATACACCGGTAAGCAAGAAGTAAATGCTAGTATTGAAAATAATTTACTTCATTTTACAGAACGTGATAGTAAATATCAGTTCAATGCTAATTTTATTCCATATAGAAAAACGATTAACCATTTAGTCATTACATTACCAGAGAAAAATTATCAATCGTTTAATATTTCTACGAATACTGGAAATATCTCCATTAAAGATGTGAGCAGTAACAATAGTAATATGATTACCGATACCGGAAACATATCTTATGATAATGTTAATTTAAAACATGCTAAAGCTATCACGAGTTTAGGAAGTGTTAAAGTTAAAAATTCTAAACTCACAGAATTTAATGGGGAAATTGAAACGGGTAATATACGAATCAATAAGAGTAGTCTCATTAATAGTGAAATGATTACATCCTTAGGTGATATAAATATTAGCCAGCTGAAAAATGAATGTGATATTAAATCATCAACAGAAGATGGGAACATTTCAATTTCTTATGAACAACCACCTAAAAACACTTTGCTACAATTACAAGCCGAATCAGGCAAAACAAAAATTAAGAATAAAGCTTTTAATGGTGAAAAAGTAGGTAACGGTAAGCATGTGATTGAGAGTTATACTGATAATGGAGATATTACAATTAAATAA